A single window of Aspergillus puulaauensis MK2 DNA, chromosome 5, nearly complete sequence DNA harbors:
- the MAS2 gene encoding mitochondrial-processing protease subunit alpha (COG:O;~EggNog:ENOG410PH82;~InterPro:IPR001431,IPR011765,IPR007863,IPR011249;~MEROPS:MER0079232;~PFAM:PF05193,PF00675;~go_function: GO:0046872 - metal ion binding [Evidence IEA];~go_process: GO:0006508 - proteolysis [Evidence IEA]), translating to MRHSVLRAVESTKPLTRVPRTLSRGFSTVNNGSKDPAELDQITTLPNGIRVATESLPGPFAGVGVYVDAGSRYEDESLRGVSHIMDRLAFKSTKNRTADEMIETLEALGGNIQCASSRESLMYQSASFNSAVPTTLGLLADTIRDPLNTDEEVLQQLGTAEYEITEIWAKPELILPELVHTAAYKDNTLGHPLLCPRERLEAIDKSVVEKYREAFFRPDRMVVAFAGVPHHEAVKLTEQLFGDMRQPTSQDGPSLSGAGVDTTLSEGEHMPAVPQFTPTSTAASAPAAASSDSSLLSKLPFLKKFGSGNTASPLESSLNLDLNQPSHYTGGFLTLPPIPPPANPMLPRLSYIHLAFEALPISDPDIYALATLQTLLGGGGSFSAGGPGKGMYSRLYTNVLNQHGWVESCIAFNHGYTDSGIFGISASCSPTRTTEMLEVMCRELQSLTLDTGYTALQPQEVNRAKNQLRSSLLMNLESRMVELEDLGRQVQVHGRKIGVKEMCKHIESLTVEDLRRVARKVFGGQVQNKGQGTGKPTVVLQEGELEGFKLRPFPWDEIQERIARWKLGRR from the exons ATGCGCCATTCAGTGTTGCGGGCCGTCGAGTCCACCAAGCCCCTTACCCGGGTTCCCCGTACGCTTTCTCGAGGCTTCAGCACCGTCAATAACGGATCCAAA GACCCGGCTGAGCTAGATCAAATCACCACGCTGCCAAATGGAATCCGCGTCGCCACCGAATCCCTCCCGGGTCCCTTCGCTGGTGTCGGAGTTTACGTCGATGCCGGATCTCGTTACGAAGACGAGAGCTTGCGAGGTGTGAGCCATATCATGGACCGTCTGGCTTTCAAGTCAACGAAGAACCGCACCGCGGACGAGATGATTGAGACGTTAGAGGCACTAGGTGGAAATATCCAATGTGCCTCGTCGCGCGAGTCGTTGATGTACCAGTCTGCCAGCTTCAACTCGGCTGTCCCGACAACGCTCGGGTTGTTGGCGGATACCATTCGCGACCCTCTTAATACCGACGAAGAGGTTCTTCAACAGCTTGGCACCGCGGAGTACGAGATTACTGAGATTTGGGCGAAACCCGAGCTTATCTTGCCGGAATTGGTGCATACCGCGGCCTACAAGGATAACACGCTAGGACACCCGTTGCTTTGTCCGCGTGAGAGATTGGAAGCGATTGACAAGTCGGTCGTGGAGAAATATAGAGAGGCCTTCTTCCGTCCGGACCGGATGGTCGTTGCCTTTGCCGGTGTGCCGCATCACGAGGCCGTGAAGCTCACCGAGCAGCTATTTGGTGACATGCGGCAACCCACCTCGCAAGACGGGCCCAGTCTTTCTGGTGCTGGAGTCGACACGACTTTGTCTGAAGGAGAGCACATGCCGGCTGTCCCTCAGTTTACTCCAACATCGACTGCGGCGTCTGCGCccgctgctgcctcctcTGATTCGAGTCTCCTTTCCAAACTTCCCTTCCTGAAGAAATTCGGGTCGGGCAACACTGCCTCGCCTTTAGAGTCGTCGTTGAATTTGGACCTGAACCAACCATCTCACTACACCGGTGGATTCCTCACTCTCCCTCCTATCCCTCCCCCGGCCAACCCCATGCTCCCGCGACTGAGCTACATCCACCTAGCCTTTGAGGCACTCCCCATCTCAGACCCCGATATCTACGCCCTTGCGACCCTCCAAACACTCCTAGGTGGCGGTGGATCTTTCTCCGCCGGTGGTCCCGGAAAGGGAATGTACTCTCGACTGTACACCAACGTCCTCAACCAGCACGGCTGGGTCGAAAGCTGCATCGCCTTCAACCACGGCTACACCGACAGCGGTATTTTCGGAATCTCCGCATCGTGCAGCCCCACCCGGACCACAGAGATGCTGGAGGTCATGTGCCGCGAACTCCAGTCCCTCACCCTCGACACCGGATACACAGCCCTGCAGCCGCAGGAAGTCAACCGCGCAAAGAACCAGCTGCGCTCGTCGCTCCTGATGAACCTGGAATCGCGCATGGTCGAGCTCGAGGATCTAGGCCGCCAGGTGCAAGTCCACGGTCGCAAGATCGGAGTCAAGGAAATGTGCAAGCATATTGAGTCGCTCACTGTTGAGGATTTGCGACGCGTCGCGCGCAAGGTCTTTGGTGGCCAGGTCCAGAATAAGGGCCAGGGCACCGGTAAGCCTACCGTTGTGTTGCAGGAGGGTGAATTGGAGGGCTTTAAGTTGCGGCCGTTCCCTTGGGATGAGATCCAGGAACGGATAGCCAGGTGGAAGCTGGGGAGGAGGTAA
- a CDS encoding acetoacetate--CoA ligase family protein (COG:I;~EggNog:ENOG410PIHX;~InterPro:IPR000873,IPR032387,IPR005914,IPR042099, IPR020845;~PFAM:PF00501,PF16177;~go_function: GO:0030729 - acetoacetate-CoA ligase activity [Evidence IEA];~go_process: GO:0006629 - lipid metabolic process [Evidence IEA]), translating into MSTNGSSGPHELWRHSAPESTQIYHFLKRTVEKHRVPLNNYDDLWRWSISEPARFWEDVWLYTGVKAHKSYNHVMGSETLMFPRPQFFEGATLNFAENLLYPASSPDEDSVAVIGATEADREYITWKELRERVRQCANALKAAGLQKGDRVAGFLGNHANTVVAMLATASIGAFWTGVSPDTGVHAVLERLKQIEPKILFADNASLYNGKVHSAAAKTSQIISELPQLEALVIFPTVESLQINLEKVLPLQGKAYTYAEFLATASNISAPLEFASLPPEHPVYILYSSGTTGAPKPIVHGSLGTLLQHKKEHVLHCDVRPGDRLFYFTTTTWMMWHWLVSALASGATIVLYDGSPFRPLDPEGGNGEMAMPRLIEELQINHFGTSAKYLSMLEQAALNPATHPHRPVSLQSLKAIYSTGSPLAPSTFEYVYSSIHPDIMLGSITGGTDILSLFCSGCPILPVYKGEIQCRSLAMAVAVYDYAGNDISSSGEPGDLVCTRPFPAQPVMFWPPGPAGKEKYRKSYFDVFGPSIWHHGDFVRVNPETGGVVMLGRSDGVLKPAGVRFGSAEIYNILLKHFADEVEDSLCVGRRREGIDTDETVVLFVKLASGAQSLPAGLASRIRTTIRKELSPRHVPGIVDVCPEIPVTSNGKKVENSVKQILCGLNIKIGASVANASCLDWYRTWAAQHP; encoded by the exons ATGTCCACTAATGGGTCTTCTGGTCCCCACGAGCTCTGGCGGCACTCTGCGCCTGAGTCCACACAAATCTACCATTTCCTGAAAAGAACCGTGGAGAAGCATCGGGTGCCATTGAACAACTACGATGATCTCTGGCGCTGGAGCATCTCGGAGCCGGCGAGGTTTTGGGAGGATGTCTGGCTGTATACTGGCGTCAAGGCCCACAAATCTTACAACCAT GTCATGGGCTCGGAGACGCTGATGTTCCCGCGGCCTCAATTCTTCGAGGGCGCAACATTGAACTTTGCTGAGAATCTTCTGTACCCCGCCAGCTCTCCTGATGAGGACTCAGTCGCGGTGATCGGCGCCACTGAGGCTGACCGCGAGTACATCACCTGGAAGGAGCTCAGGGAGCGCGTCCGCCAGTGTGCTAATGCGCTGAAAGCGGCCGGCCTTCAGAAAGGTGACCGCGTGGCGGGTTTTCTGGGAAATCATGCCAACACAGTAGTCGCAATGCTGGCGACAGCTTCCATCGGTGCTTTCTGGACTGGCGTATCTCCGGATACAGGTGTTCATGCTGTTCTCGAACGTCTGAAGCAGATCGAGCCTAAGATCTTATTTGCCGATAATGCCTCGCTCTATAACGGTAAAGTGCACAGCGCCGCTGCCAAAACGAGCCAGATCATCTCCGAGCTCCCTCAGCTAGAGGCGCTCGTCATTTTCCCAACGGTGGAATCTCTCCAGATCAACCTTGAAAAGGTTTTGCCCCTCCAAGGGAAAGCATATACATACGCCGAATTCCTTGCTACGGCTAGCAATATTTCAGCGCCACTTGAATTTGCAAGCCTCCCACCGGAGCATCCCGTTTACATTTTGTACTCATCCGGTACAACTGGAGCCCCGAAACCTATTGTACATGGGTCTTTGGGAACACTGTTGCAACACAAGAAGGAGCATGTGCTTCACTGCGATGTCCGTCCCGGAGACCGTTTATTCTACTTTACCACAACCACTTGGATGATGTGGCACTGGCTGGTATCTGCTCTGGCCAGCGGCGCTACTATTGTTCTCTACGATGGCTCGCCTTTCCGTCCACTAGACCCcgaaggaggaaatggagagaTGGCCATGCCACGTCTGATCGAAGAACTCCAGATAAACCACTTTGGAACTTCGGCCAAGTATCTCTCGATGCTAGAGCAGGCCGCGCTGAACCCGGCAACGCACCCTCACCGTCCCGTGAGCTTACAGTCCCTGAAGGCGATTTACAGCACTGGCTCTCCTCTTGCTCCCTCCACCTTTGAATACGTTTACTCCTCTATTCACCCGGATATCATGCTAGGCTCTATCACGGGTGGCACCGAtattctctctcttttctgCTCCGGCTGTCCAATCCTTCCCGTCTACAAGGGAGAGATCCAGTGCCGGAGTCTGGCAATGGCTGTTGCCGTTTACGACTACGCTGGTAATGACATCAGTTCATCTGGTGAGCCGGGAGACCTGGTCTGCACCCGGCCATTCCCTGCACAGCCCGTCATGTTTTGGCCGCCTGGTCCAGCCGGGAAAGAAAAATACCGCAAGAGCTACTTTGATGTCTTTGGTCCCTCAATCTGGCACCATGGCGACTTTGTGCGCGTAAACCCGGAAACCGGAGGAGTGGTTATGCTCGGACGAAGCGACGGTGTCCTAAAGCCAGCTGGCGTTAGGTTCGGCAGCGCCGAAATCTACAACATCCTTCTCAAGCATTTCGCAGACGAAGTCGAGGATTCTCTCTGCGTTGGGCGTAGGAGAGAAGGTATAGATACGGACGAGACGGTTGTCTTGTTTGTGAAGCTGGCATCTGGCGCCCAGTCTTTGCCCGCGGGTCTTGCATCGCGCATCCGGACTACCATCCGTAAAGAACTCAGTCCACGCCATGTGCCAGGCATCGTGGACGTCTGCCCGGAGATTCCGGTGACGTCAAATGGCAAGAAAGTCGAGAACTCCGTGAAGCAGATTCTATGCGGGCTCAACATCAAGATTGGCGCCAGTGTTGCGAATGCCTCGTGTCTCGACTGGTATCGGACGTGGGCGGCTCAACATCCTTGA